The stretch of DNA CAGAATGAGTGGGGAAAAAGTAGGTTTGATAAATCGGAGTGAGCAAGATAGGGGTTTTGTTGGAGATACGTGCGATTCTTTTTGCCTGTGCTTTTCTCCCAGAGTATGTTTCCCCATAATGTTTACAACTACGCTCCATGATACGTTGGACACGATCGTGAATAATAAAATGTGCACCATCGTATCTATAAATTTCGGTACTCATCAGTATGCCATCAGGGCCATCAACAGGCCTTAAAAACATATCTCCTTTACAAATGGCGTATGTGGTATTGGAACTTTGGTCCATGTTCGAACCCTCCTGTCTATAAAAAGGTGTAGGTTCTCTCTTTCTAATACTAATTATATGAATATTCTGAATGAAGTCAATTTTACTTTGTTTCTTTAAGTTTACTATTACATTAATTAGATAAAATTCTGACTTAATTACTTTAAAAATTCAGAATATTCATTGCGTTTTTAAGTGTATTTCGGTATACTGTTAAATAACTTAAGAGTCTATAGATGATAAATACAAAGGAGTGACTCAATATGAAAAATCAAACAGACGTAAAAAAACTGATTGTATTTGACCCAATTCTTACGATTAAACAATTAGGCGTGGAAATTGTGATTGCACAAGCATTGAAAAATCAGCGTAAGCAAGCATTACGACGTTTGATTGACGAGGCGTTAATCAATAAAAATGAACGTGCGTTTTTAGCCTATACGGAAGAATATTTAGAGCTGGAGGCAGAGGATTGTGAACAGTAGCACAATTGAAAATGTTTCAAAATAAACAGGACGATCCGTCATATAAGGAGCGTCCTGTTTTTAATGCGGTTTTCTAATAGAAGTTGAATTTGTTTTGAATAAACACCAATGATTTAAGAGGTGTTTTGGTGCCTTAAAGCATCATGTCAATTAATTCATCGCGAGGAATATCACCGAAATAATGATAAAAATCATAATCGTTAAGGGCATCTTGAATTGCGCTTTTTTGGTGTAAAACATCAATTAAAGCATTTTCAAGTTCAGAGATTTCACCTTCACCAAAAAAGTCTCCAAAAATTTTGGCGTGTGCAATACGGCCTTTTTTGACATCAAGTTTGATTTGTACGAACCCTTTTTCAAATTTATGTTCACGCTCAAAATTGTATTTTGGATTTTTACCGTAATTCCATTCCCAAGTGCGATATTTCTCATTACTTAATTTTTCGATATTATTCCAATCTTGCTCGGTCAGTGTGTAAGTCTCAACTTCGGCTTCACCAAATAATTTTTTTAGAATGATGGTTTTAAATGTTTCGATGTCGAGAGGGGAATCTAAAAATTCTTGGATATTGGCAACCCGTTTACGAACAGATTTGACACCTTTTGATTTGATTTTAGCGGGATTTACGCGCAAAGCATTTTGAACTTCGTCTAATTCACTGTTCAACATCAGGGTGCCGTGACTAAACATCCGATCTTTGACTTTCACCATAGCGTTACCTGAAATTTTAGCTTGACCGACTTGTATGTCATTGCGACCAGTTAACTCAGCATTGACACCTAGATCATTTAACACGTCGACAATCGGCTGGGTGAATTTTTTGAAGTTATGAAAGCTTTGACCATCATCCTTGGTAATAAAACTGAAGTTTAAATTTCCGAAATCGTGGTAAACAGCACCGCCTCCAGAGATTCGACGGACTACATCGATGTGATGTTTGTCAACATAAGCTTGGTGCACTTCTTCAATTGTGTTTTGGTTTTTACCGATAATGATCGATGGGCGATTGATATAAAATAGAAAATAGCTGTCATCATCAAGTGGAACAGTATTTAATACGTATTCTTCCATCGCCAAGTTTAAAGCGGGATCGGTATGGTTAAGATTACTAATGAATTTCATTGCGATACACGCCTTTCCATAAATATGTCTTTATTTATGTTATGCATCATTTAATTTCATTTTTCCACTTATGTGTCTCAAAAAGTAGTAGAATATAACTAATTTCTGACAATTATCGTAAATTGTTTATTTAAAATGTAAATTTTAGTACAATATACGCTAGTAAATTCTAAGGGGGGCATTAAAATGACAATTGCAGAAATAGGAGATATTGTAGAATTTCATGATGGTATTAAAGGAAAGGTTGAAAAGATTAATGATAACTCCGTGATTGTAGATTTAACAATCATGGAAAATTTCAGTCAGTTGGATTTACCTGAAAAAACAGTCATTAATCATAAGAGATATAAAATTATTGAACAAAAAGGATAATATGCATATGAAAAAAATCAGCAAACCGCTACTTTGGTTTATACTCAGCTTTATTGTTTTCCACATTCTTCTATCGTTGTTGTGGGGAGAGCAGGAAGTTTATTGGCAACTCTACACAGGTATTATGTTAATCGCAGGGATTAGCTATGTCTTTTATCAAAGAGATTTTGCTTCAAAGCGTTTATTAACATCTATTGCGATTGGATTGGCAACGGGGGTGGCACTCGTACTCGTACAAGTGATTTTTTCTTGGATGACATCAAGTCTCACATATCCTTCACTGATTAAGCAATTATCTGCGACAGGGGTATATTTTAAATGGCAAGTGCTCGTTACATTATTATTTGTCATGCCTTGCCATGAGCTTTATGTACGTACAATTTTGCAAAAGGAAATGCTACGCCTTACTTCGAAACCATGGCTTGCTGTATTTTTGAGTGCGATTTTTTCAGCGTCATTCTTTATTTATTTGGATCAATGGTGGATTGTAGTCTTTATCTTTATTTGCCAGTTGTTGTTGGGGGCGAGTTATATGTATACACGTCGAATCATTACAACAACGGTTGCTCAAATTGTAGCGGTGGTCATTCTATTGATTTTTCATGGTTAAATTTAACACAGTAAATGTGACTGGATTGTTGCATTTACTGTGTTTTGCGTTGGCTGTGAATGTGTCGGAAATGTTGGAGAAAATAAAAAAATTCAAATTGATGACCCATTTATCCGAAATATGGGTATAGGATATCATTAGGAAAAGTGGTTTAAAAAGTATGGTTTTTCCTTATGATCACCGCTATTCAATTGCGTACAGTTCATTTAATCCGATGACGACTTGATTTGTTCGTTTTTCATTGGTGAGTAGGAGTTCATTATTTAACATATCGATGCTTGCAATATAACCTTGAGCGGTGTGGATATGTCCATTACGCCAATAACGAATGTAGCTGTAAGCATTTTTAGCAATTTTGAAATGTAAGGTTTGATTCATTTCGATGAATTGGTCTTCACTTAGGAGAGGGCGGTCAATTTTAAGTTGTTGTTGTTCGAATTGTTTGATGGCTTCAAATTGTTCGGGTAGTGTAGCAAAAGGCGCCCATTTGACGATACCTCTCCCTTTAGGTATGCGTGCATTGAGATACTGCCTAGGAATTTTTCGATAATCTGTTTCACATTGATATGCTTTAGGAAGCGTTTGATCTTGCATAAAAATCACCTCCACTTGATTATAGAACATATGTTCTGTTTTGAAAAGTATGAAGCAAACATTTGTGTTTAAAAGGAGATGTTTTTAAAGATGATGTTAAATAGGCTGAAATATGAATGGTCTGATGAAAAGGTGGATGCGTATGATTAGGAAAGCGACGCCTCAAGATGCACATGCGATTGCACAATTAACGTATATCATTTGGCAAGATATGGATCTTGAAATCGTCCAACGTTATCCCGCAGACCTTGTCATAGATGCGGTGATGAGAAGTACCACTGAAGTCAAATATCGGACGCATATTCAACATGTGGATGTTTACGAGATAGAAGGACAAGTGGCGGGGATGGGAGTGTGTCCTATCCGGGTCAGTGCGAAGCAGATTATGAGCAAGCATGGCGACAGTTATCGTTAGAGCGACCGC from Staphylococcus lutrae encodes:
- a CDS encoding IDEAL domain-containing protein, producing the protein MKNQTDVKKLIVFDPILTIKQLGVEIVIAQALKNQRKQALRRLIDEALINKNERAFLAYTEEYLELEAEDCEQ
- a CDS encoding lipoate--protein ligase, with product MKFISNLNHTDPALNLAMEEYVLNTVPLDDDSYFLFYINRPSIIIGKNQNTIEEVHQAYVDKHHIDVVRRISGGGAVYHDFGNLNFSFITKDDGQSFHNFKKFTQPIVDVLNDLGVNAELTGRNDIQVGQAKISGNAMVKVKDRMFSHGTLMLNSELDEVQNALRVNPAKIKSKGVKSVRKRVANIQEFLDSPLDIETFKTIILKKLFGEAEVETYTLTEQDWNNIEKLSNEKYRTWEWNYGKNPKYNFEREHKFEKGFVQIKLDVKKGRIAHAKIFGDFFGEGEISELENALIDVLHQKSAIQDALNDYDFYHYFGDIPRDELIDMML
- a CDS encoding YkvS family protein — protein: MTIAEIGDIVEFHDGIKGKVEKINDNSVIVDLTIMENFSQLDLPEKTVINHKRYKIIEQKG
- a CDS encoding CPBP family glutamic-type intramembrane protease, with protein sequence MKKISKPLLWFILSFIVFHILLSLLWGEQEVYWQLYTGIMLIAGISYVFYQRDFASKRLLTSIAIGLATGVALVLVQVIFSWMTSSLTYPSLIKQLSATGVYFKWQVLVTLLFVMPCHELYVRTILQKEMLRLTSKPWLAVFLSAIFSASFFIYLDQWWIVVFIFICQLLLGASYMYTRRIITTTVAQIVAVVILLIFHG
- a CDS encoding YolD-like family protein, coding for MQDQTLPKAYQCETDYRKIPRQYLNARIPKGRGIVKWAPFATLPEQFEAIKQFEQQQLKIDRPLLSEDQFIEMNQTLHFKIAKNAYSYIRYWRNGHIHTAQGYIASIDMLNNELLLTNEKRTNQVVIGLNELYAIE